In Bacillota bacterium, the genomic window CCCGGGTTCATCGTATTTGTGCAGGGGGTTTGCGTCGTAGCTGTACGACCCGTCCCCGAAATCCCATTCTATGCTGTAAGCGCCGCCGAAAGTCTTGGACAGGAACTGCACGCAGTGCGGAATCAACCCGTCCGTTTTCTCAACGGTTGTGAAATCCGCCGCCGGCGTGGGGACGGGGACAAACCGGCAGTCCACGAAAGCTGAATCACCATAAGCGGTTCCCCAGGAACCGCCGGACCAGTAACCCTGACCGGTAGGCAAAGCATTGTACCAGTACCTGTAAAGATATTCCGAATCCCCGCCGGACAGCTTATAACTGCCCATAAAGCCGCCTTCGCAGCACGTCAGTTCGTAAACCCCGTTGGTGGTCACATAAGGAGATAAGGCGACAAAATTGTGTTTAAAAGGGTCGTAGGCCCACGCGTAGACAACGCCGTTGGTTGCCTCGGCCACAAAGACGCCGTCGCCCCACCAGTAATTCTTCAGACTGACTCCGCTTAGTATCTGCATGCCGTGCCACTTGTGGTCCACGAAGTCGTAAGTGTAAAGCTCGGCGCCCAGGTAGTAGGTGAACAGTTCCATCTCGCCGCAGGTTGCGTGGGACAATTCATGGGAGGACGTTACATCTATTGAATTCCAGCCGTATAAACAACCAAGCCAGCATTGCTTAAAACCCGGATCGAATTTGAACAGCCTGTAGTCGCCGTTGAACAGCTTAACCACAACCGTACCGTTGTCGCCCCAGGATGCCGACAGATTGCCTCCCGTGCTCAACTCCGCCTCGCGCCATATATGGTTGACCGCATCGTACGCATAAGCATAGCTGTCGGAATCGCTGGGAGCGCACCAAAGACCCGGGGAGCATTCTTCGGTGATGGCGATGCCGTTGCGGCAACCGGCGTAAGCGTTCCCCTTCCCGATTCCCTTCCATTGTATCGAGTGCTCCTGCCCGTCGCACGGGTCGGTGGCATAAAGATAATTGCCGCTCACGCGGATGTCGGTGCAAGGGGTAGTATTCACGTAACCCGCCGGCCAGAAGTTGACGTGAAGCGTATAACTCCCCGTGCCTTCCGTCGAGTGTTTGACACCGATGTAGTAAGTCCCGGGGTTTTCTAAATCCTTGATAATATAGAAATTGCCGAGCGAATTACTGTCCCAGGTTATTAAGTCGCAGTCTTCGTCTCTAAGGTATCCGGCGGTGGTCGTCGAGCTGTATTCGACGGTCGTGTATGCGGACAGGGTTCCCGGTTCATATATCTCTACCGAAAAATAGTCGACGTCGGTGCCCGATTCGAAAACGCCGTTGGTGGCGCTGTTTAGCTCAATGGGTGTCGCGGTGCCGCAGGTGTTGCCGTGGTCGGGTTTGGCCGGATTAGTGGGGTAGGGGTCCGAGCAGTTGGGAATGCCGTCGTCGTCCGAATCCGCGTCGGTTACGCCGCAGCCGCAAAGGCCGGGCTCCGTCTTCGCGGGGTCTGTCGGGCACTGGTCCGAGCAATTGGGCTCGCCGTCGCCGTCCGTATCGGCGTCGGATATGCCGCACCCGCAGGCGCCGGGTTCCGTCTTATAACGGTCGTTCGGGCATTCGTCGCAGGCGTCACCCGCGCCGTCACCGTCCTTGTTGGCCTGACCCGCGTTGGCGACGGACGGACAGTTATCCTCGTCGTCGGCGACACCGTCGCCGTCGGAGTCGGCGACAAAGGTCGCCGTGACGTACTCGTTGCGCGTCATGGATACCGTGCAGGTGTTTCCGGAAGCGCTGTCGCAGCCGGTCCAGCCCCTGAACACAGAATTGCTGTCGGGTGTGGCGACCAGCTTCACCATTGTTCCTTCTACGAATTGGTAGCAGCAATCGCCGCCGCAGTCTATCCCCGCAGGATCGCTGGTTACCGTTCCACCCCCGGTTCCGCTCCTGGTAACGGAAAGAGTGTAATACAGAGGATCGGCGGCGAATGCGGAACACGCAAAGGTAAAGCACAGAAACAGACTGAATAAACAGGACAACCATAATCTTTTCATCAAACCACCTCCGTTTATTACTAAACCCTGTACTGCAGCTTTTATAAAAACCGGAGATTATAAAACAATAATAAAACACATACCTTCCTGTTTTAGGTGAAGGTATTTTCTTGCACCTGTTATGAGTCATGTATTCTGTATTAAAATTATATACTAAGGTAAAATGCGTTTTGGGTCGTTATTGTAAATTTATTTGCATTTGGAAGTTAAATTAATTTGATTGTGTTCAAGTATATTAATATTATCAGTAATATATGTTTCCTTTTTCCGTTTATGTAATTGCCTGTAATGAAGTATATTTAATGCCGTCAATCTATCTTCCTCATATTGTCTTTGCTTTTGCAGATCACGCTTAATTAACAACTGTGATCGAGTCTGCTCAAGGAGACGGACTGCTTGACCCTGTATTGCAAGCTTAATATAATGAATGGATAAAGCAGCTAAAAACGTCTGCCGTGACTGGTGGTTGAGGGACAGCGTGGGAGGTAGAGGTTGTTTTTTATGATAGGAAAAGAGATTCGTCAAAAATTTCTTGACTTTTTCAGGACAAAGGATCACGCGGTTATTCCGAGCGCCTCGCTGATTCCGGCGAGCGATCCGAGCCTGTTGTGGACGTCGGCGGGGATGGTCCCCTTTAAGCCTTATTTCACCGGCGCCGCCGTTCCCGATAACAGACGTATGGTCAGTTGCCAGAAGTGCCTCCGGACCCCGGACATTGAATCCGTCGGCAAGACCGCCCGCCACCTGACCTTTTTCGAGATGCTCGGTAATTTTTCTTTCGGCGATTATTTCAAGGAAGAGGCCATTCCCTGGGCGTGGGAGTTTATGACCCGGGACCTGGGGATCGATCCGGCACGCCTGTGGATATCGGTTTACCTCGAGGACGACGAGGCTTACGATCTGTGGCGTAAAGTGGGTGTGTCCCCGGAGCGGATTGTCAGGCTGGGGAAGGACACCAACTTCTGGGAGATAGGGGTGGGTCCCTGCGGTCCCTGCTCCGAGATACATTTTGACTTCGGTGAGGAAAGCTCCTGCGGGAGGGACTGCAAGGTCGGGTGCGACTGCGACCGGTTTCTGGAACTCTGGAACCTGGTTTTTACACAGTTTTACCGGGATGAGAAGGGAAATTACTCCCCGCTTGAAAACAAGGGTATCGATACCGGAATGGGGCTCGAAAGGGCGGCCGCGGTCCTTCAAGGCGTGAAAACGGGCTTCGAAACCGACCTGTTCCGGGACTTGACCGGCGAAATCGCCGATATCCTTAACGTCCAACGAGACGCCGGTGCGACAGCCGCCACAGCCGTGAAGATTATTGCGGACCACGCCCGTGCGATAACCTTCGCCGTAGCGGACGGGGCCCTTCCTTCAAACGAAGGACGGGGTTACGTAATCCGGCGGTTGCTGCGCCGGGCCGTGCGGTTCGGTGTGCTTTACGGCGTCGATAAACCGTTTCTTGAGCGCGTGGCAACGCAGATTCAAAACAAAATGGGTGAAACGTACCCTGAACTTCTCGAGAAGCGGGAGTATATCCTCCGGGTGATCCGGGCCGAGGAAGAACGTTTCCTCGAAACCCTCGCGCAGGGGACGGAGATCCTTAACCGCATGATCGGCGAGGCACAGACGGCCGGAACCCTTCCGGGGGAGATGGCCTTCAAGCTGTACGACACCTACGGGTTCCCCCTGGAGCTTACAGAAGAGATCTGCGCCGAACAGGGGATGACACTAGATAAGGAAGGTTACGCGGCGGCCATGGTGGTCCAGCGCGAGCGCGCCCGGCAGGCGCGTGAGGCCACGGAATATCTTGGTGAGCGCGAGCGGTTGTTTAAGCGGATAAGGGATAACAAAGGGCGGACTCATTTTGTCGGGTATTTTACGCTCGAAACACCGGCTAAGGTTCTCGCACTGGTTGAAAACGGCGCGTTGGTTAAAACAGCGAAGGCGGGGGAAACGGTCAGCGTTGTCCTCGAGACCACGCCGTTTTACGCCGAATCGGGCGGGCAGGTCAGTGATAACGGCATCCTTACCGGTGTGAAGCTGCGGGCGGAAGTGGAGCGCGTCGACCGCCCGGTGGAGGAT contains:
- the alaS gene encoding alanine--tRNA ligase, translated to MIGKEIRQKFLDFFRTKDHAVIPSASLIPASDPSLLWTSAGMVPFKPYFTGAAVPDNRRMVSCQKCLRTPDIESVGKTARHLTFFEMLGNFSFGDYFKEEAIPWAWEFMTRDLGIDPARLWISVYLEDDEAYDLWRKVGVSPERIVRLGKDTNFWEIGVGPCGPCSEIHFDFGEESSCGRDCKVGCDCDRFLELWNLVFTQFYRDEKGNYSPLENKGIDTGMGLERAAAVLQGVKTGFETDLFRDLTGEIADILNVQRDAGATAATAVKIIADHARAITFAVADGALPSNEGRGYVIRRLLRRAVRFGVLYGVDKPFLERVATQIQNKMGETYPELLEKREYILRVIRAEEERFLETLAQGTEILNRMIGEAQTAGTLPGEMAFKLYDTYGFPLELTEEICAEQGMTLDKEGYAAAMVVQRERARQAREATEYLGERERLFKRIRDNKGRTHFVGYFTLETPAKVLALVENGALVKTAKAGETVSVVLETTPFYAESGGQVSDNGILTGVKLRAEVERVDRPVEDVLVHRVRVIEGMLEEKGIVTASVDMFQRRKTAGNHTATHLLHRALKAVLGSHVNQAGSLVASERLRFDFSHYQAVNPGELQRVEEMVNRAILAAIPVEAFETSLEEAREIGAVALFGEKYGDTVRVVRIGDFSIELCGGTHLRNTVEAGVFKIISEGSVASGIRRIEAVTGEAALTYLNTALDDYRRIAEVLKASPRDLSSRVTSLMEQLKELSRENESLKDKAAAYEVLDLLNRQQDINGVNVLVSRANASDMAQLRGLLDILRERLGSGVIVLGSAAGDKANVVAAVTPDLIPRGLHAGAVVKEVARVVNGGGGGRPELAQAGGKNPARLDDALIAGIAYIKAKLL